Proteins found in one Kangiella sediminilitoris genomic segment:
- a CDS encoding lysozyme inhibitor LprI family protein, with protein sequence MKIKEIIFITLCGLTLAANAQEINCDEVYTTRDMNHCASAELDSAERIMGQYLEAGKKRYSNDEIVLKSITEAQGAWLAYRKAHCGSVHDVWREGTIRSVMSISCSTELTKKRTHEIWDTYLTYMDSTSPILPEPSLD encoded by the coding sequence ATGAAAATAAAAGAAATAATATTTATTACATTGTGTGGATTAACTCTAGCCGCAAATGCACAAGAGATAAATTGTGACGAAGTATATACAACCCGAGATATGAACCATTGTGCAAGTGCTGAACTGGACTCGGCTGAAAGAATAATGGGGCAGTATCTGGAAGCTGGGAAAAAAAGATATTCAAATGATGAGATCGTACTCAAATCGATTACTGAGGCACAGGGCGCATGGTTAGCTTACCGAAAAGCTCACTGTGGTTCGGTCCATGATGTTTGGCGTGAAGGTACTATACGTTCTGTAATGTCGATATCGTGTTCTACTGAATTGACAAAAAAGCGTACACATGAAATCTGGGATACATATTTAACTTATATGGATAGTACGTCACCAATCCTTCCTGAGCCGAGTCTAGATTGA
- a CDS encoding DUF6920 family protein — MEKWLLVIAVIIAVIIVVLFMGYLREQKRIDNTLERLKKNSVDTNRVVSFSSLDNLPAPVKRYFKRVLTDGQKIIKTAILTQDGVVRTSTESEKWFPFSAKHSANGFSPGFLWNAKLKTPLATHIRVTDGYFNGVGSGRVSLLSSLLIGYEENIPELNTGALHRYLAESVWYPTALLPESGVEWSAIDDKAALATLRDQGATVSLEFHFNSSGEATGIYTPGRYRKEQNKYVKTPWEGHFKNYKKVDGMRVPCYGEVGWYSEDQLKLVWKGNITDFNYKFYD; from the coding sequence ATGGAAAAGTGGTTACTGGTAATTGCGGTGATAATAGCGGTAATCATCGTAGTCTTATTCATGGGTTATCTGAGAGAGCAAAAAAGAATAGATAACACATTAGAACGATTAAAGAAGAATAGTGTTGATACTAACAGAGTAGTTAGTTTTTCTTCCCTAGATAACCTTCCGGCTCCGGTGAAACGTTATTTCAAACGTGTTTTAACCGATGGCCAGAAAATAATAAAAACAGCTATCCTAACTCAGGATGGTGTGGTGCGAACCAGTACTGAGTCAGAAAAATGGTTTCCATTTAGCGCAAAGCATTCTGCCAATGGGTTTTCACCGGGATTTCTATGGAATGCTAAACTCAAAACACCTTTAGCGACCCATATTAGAGTTACGGACGGTTACTTTAACGGTGTTGGTTCAGGCAGGGTTAGTTTACTTTCCTCTCTACTCATAGGGTATGAAGAGAATATACCCGAACTAAATACTGGTGCACTACATCGTTATCTGGCGGAAAGTGTGTGGTACCCCACGGCGCTGCTACCGGAGTCGGGTGTGGAATGGAGCGCAATTGACGATAAAGCTGCGCTAGCCACGTTGCGTGATCAAGGAGCAACTGTCTCGCTAGAATTTCATTTTAATAGTTCAGGTGAGGCAACTGGAATTTATACACCGGGACGTTACAGAAAAGAACAAAACAAATATGTTAAAACGCCTTGGGAAGGACACTTTAAGAATTACAAGAAAGTCGATGGGATGCGAGTTCCCTGTTACGGAGAGGTTGGCTGGTACAGCGAGGATCAACTTAAATTAGTCTGGAAAGGAAATATTACCGATTTCAACTATAAGTTCTATGATTAG
- a CDS encoding TIGR03643 family protein produces the protein MEKSDVDRIIEMAWEDRTPFEAIETLYNLPEKDVIALMRRELKPSSFRLWRKRVSGRKTKHKKLRHPEVERGYCPTQYKHR, from the coding sequence ATGGAGAAAAGTGACGTAGATCGAATAATCGAAATGGCCTGGGAGGATAGAACACCCTTTGAGGCCATTGAGACCCTATATAACTTACCAGAAAAAGACGTAATCGCGCTGATGCGAAGGGAGCTGAAACCGAGTAGTTTCAGGCTTTGGCGGAAACGTGTATCAGGACGCAAAACCAAGCATAAGAAACTCAGACACCCCGAAGTGGAGCGCGGGTATTGCCCGACTCAGTACAAACATAGATAA